In a single window of the Halobaculum lipolyticum genome:
- a CDS encoding phospholipase D-like domain-containing protein, giving the protein MGLLANPVADGDAGEYVRLVLPAGNWTVSDGEDAASFRLTRSGTVLVVAPDESVVDPPPGRVVAGDLSLSNGGERVVLRHGGPEGAVVDAVEYGDAPEGERWIRARTGGTSDDGVGGSAGPWRPVGYEPRSPESLGAADATAFVLPDAPGVPVEPIRRADERVLLAGYTYASERLTRELIAARDRGVTARVLLDGGPVGGVTDDQARLLDRLVAAGVEVRVVAGPRARFRYHHAKYAVADDAAVVLTENWKPSGTGGADSRGWGVVLRSARSADALAALFRSDTRQRDAVPWTEFRAGRTFTDADPSNGSYPRRTDPRDLRVERATLLTAPGNAEAGVVAAIDGADERVDVLQPTVEPGPLLAATRRAARRGATVRLLLSNAWYVADENRATVEELNRWAERAGVPFEARVVDPGGRFGKVHAKGVVADDVAVVGSLNWNPTSAGENREVVVALRGDAVADYYRSSFAADWRGGRGGPGGGDAGAVPPALAVAAVGLAAGVVLFLRRRLAFGDGEGDGGAVATDDERGPIG; this is encoded by the coding sequence GTGGGTCTCCTGGCGAACCCAGTCGCCGACGGCGACGCCGGCGAGTACGTCCGGCTGGTGCTCCCGGCGGGGAACTGGACGGTGAGCGACGGCGAGGACGCGGCGTCGTTCCGACTGACCCGGTCGGGGACCGTCCTCGTCGTCGCGCCCGACGAGTCGGTCGTCGACCCGCCGCCCGGCCGGGTCGTCGCGGGCGACCTCTCGCTGTCCAACGGCGGCGAGCGGGTCGTGTTGCGACACGGCGGTCCCGAGGGGGCGGTCGTCGACGCCGTCGAGTACGGCGACGCGCCCGAGGGAGAGCGGTGGATCCGGGCGCGAACTGGCGGAACCAGCGACGACGGTGTCGGCGGATCGGCGGGACCGTGGCGACCGGTCGGCTACGAGCCGAGGTCCCCCGAGTCGCTGGGGGCGGCCGACGCGACGGCGTTCGTGCTCCCCGACGCGCCCGGCGTTCCCGTCGAGCCGATCCGACGCGCCGACGAACGGGTGTTGCTCGCGGGGTACACGTATGCATCCGAGCGCCTGACCCGGGAGCTGATCGCCGCCCGGGACCGGGGCGTGACGGCGCGCGTCCTCCTCGACGGCGGGCCGGTCGGCGGTGTCACCGACGACCAAGCGCGGCTCCTCGACCGGCTCGTCGCCGCCGGCGTCGAAGTCCGCGTGGTGGCGGGTCCGCGTGCGCGGTTCCGCTACCACCACGCGAAGTACGCCGTCGCCGACGACGCGGCGGTCGTGCTGACGGAGAACTGGAAGCCGAGCGGCACCGGCGGCGCAGACAGCAGGGGTTGGGGGGTCGTCCTCCGCTCTGCGCGGTCGGCCGACGCGCTCGCGGCGTTGTTCCGTTCGGACACCCGCCAGCGGGACGCCGTCCCGTGGACGGAGTTCCGCGCGGGCCGGACGTTCACCGACGCCGACCCGTCGAACGGGAGCTATCCCCGGCGGACGGATCCGAGGGACCTCCGGGTGGAGCGCGCGACGCTGTTGACGGCGCCCGGCAACGCCGAGGCGGGCGTCGTCGCCGCCATCGACGGCGCCGACGAGCGCGTGGACGTGCTCCAGCCGACCGTCGAGCCGGGACCGCTGCTGGCGGCCACACGACGGGCGGCCCGCCGGGGCGCGACCGTCCGGCTCCTGCTGTCGAACGCGTGGTACGTCGCCGACGAGAACCGCGCGACCGTCGAGGAACTGAACCGGTGGGCCGAGCGCGCCGGCGTCCCGTTCGAGGCGCGCGTCGTCGACCCCGGCGGCCGCTTCGGGAAGGTCCACGCGAAAGGGGTCGTCGCCGACGACGTGGCCGTCGTCGGGTCGCTCAACTGGAACCCGACCAGCGCCGGCGAGAACCGCGAGGTCGTCGTCGCGCTGAGGGGCGACGCCGTCGCAGACTACTACCGGTCGAGCTTCGCGGCCGACTGGCGCGGCGGGCGCGGCGGCCCGGGCGGCGGCGACGCCGGCGCAGTACCGCCAGCGCTCGCCGTCGCGGCCGTCGGTCTCGCGGCCGGCGTCGTCCTGTTCCTGCGGCGACGGCTCGCGTTCGGCGACGGCGAGGGAGACGGCGGCGCCGTCGCCACCGACGACGAGCGCGGACCGATCGGGTGA
- a CDS encoding HEAT repeat domain-containing protein: MSDDDDPAEESGTPEDADADEAEETELVPEVSAEDLDARLDEAAEALEAAETEADLDEVETDLDAVEEDLERADLPEPDEDDDDAEDPREELESRLSDLRDDLAEQRGPYAADVVDDVEGVQATLRDTRWTESGETDLPAVVDEFVAAVNDTLETDLARDGDDDPEALADALDEPVAAVEDADLDADEDADAIAALLEATDALETGVDDAEEWDDLLVHEQLRAQGFYDVLGHYKDFPPELAALKEHEQQGNVEMVLLALDSLGSEFMEEHCLDALTRMNDRGAFDAMHQRAQKRDQPSIRALGKMAAEDAVETLVEYVDSDKNPTLQKVTFKALGEIGHADAVQPLADKLVMDNDEVRPYAARALGLIGDTRAVEPLADVAADDEDDSVRASALWALRQIGTEDALETAAEYDDDRSFVVQTEAEKARDALDAETAEAAA, translated from the coding sequence ATGAGCGACGACGACGACCCGGCCGAGGAGTCCGGCACCCCGGAGGACGCCGACGCCGACGAGGCCGAGGAGACGGAACTCGTCCCGGAGGTGTCCGCCGAGGACCTCGACGCCCGGCTCGACGAGGCCGCCGAGGCGCTGGAGGCCGCCGAGACCGAGGCCGACCTCGACGAGGTGGAGACCGACCTCGACGCCGTCGAGGAGGACCTCGAACGGGCCGACCTCCCGGAGCCTGACGAGGACGACGACGACGCCGAGGACCCCCGCGAGGAGCTGGAGTCGCGCCTGTCGGACCTCCGCGACGACCTCGCCGAGCAGCGCGGCCCGTACGCCGCCGACGTCGTCGACGACGTCGAGGGCGTGCAGGCGACGCTGCGCGACACCCGGTGGACCGAGTCGGGCGAGACCGACCTCCCCGCCGTCGTCGACGAGTTCGTCGCCGCCGTCAACGACACGCTGGAGACCGACCTCGCCCGCGACGGCGACGACGACCCCGAGGCGCTGGCGGACGCGCTCGACGAGCCGGTCGCGGCCGTCGAGGACGCCGACCTCGACGCCGACGAGGACGCCGACGCCATCGCGGCGCTGCTGGAGGCGACCGACGCGCTGGAGACGGGCGTCGACGACGCCGAGGAGTGGGACGACCTCCTCGTCCACGAACAGCTGCGTGCGCAGGGGTTCTACGACGTGCTCGGTCACTACAAGGACTTCCCGCCGGAGCTGGCGGCGTTGAAGGAACACGAACAGCAGGGCAACGTCGAGATGGTGCTGCTGGCGCTGGACTCGCTCGGCTCGGAGTTCATGGAGGAGCACTGCCTGGACGCGCTCACCCGGATGAACGACCGGGGTGCGTTCGACGCGATGCACCAGCGCGCCCAGAAGCGCGACCAGCCGTCGATCCGGGCGCTCGGCAAGATGGCCGCCGAGGACGCCGTCGAGACGCTCGTCGAGTACGTCGACTCCGACAAGAACCCGACCCTCCAGAAGGTGACGTTCAAGGCGCTCGGCGAGATCGGCCACGCCGACGCCGTCCAGCCGCTCGCGGACAAGCTCGTCATGGACAACGACGAGGTGCGGCCGTACGCCGCCCGCGCGCTCGGCCTGATCGGCGACACGCGCGCCGTCGAGCCGCTCGCCGACGTCGCGGCCGACGACGAGGACGACAGCGTCCGGGCCTCCGCGCTGTGGGCGCTGCGCCAGATCGGCACCGAGGACGCGCTCGAGACGGCCGCCGAGTACGACGACGACCGCTCGTTCGTCGTCCAGACCGAGGCGGAGAAGGCCCGCGACGCGCTCGACGCCGAGACCGCCGAAGCGGCGGCGTAA
- a CDS encoding histidine kinase N-terminal 7TM domain-containing protein produces MNVATVGYGLLLAASTAAAAASAATATRYRDRPGGRWFVAVAVCVTVWAATETVSVVADGRGVLLAAQRASYVAISVVPVLWVALATAYTGWGPTVTRRRLAALLVVPAATLVVSLTNGSHELLWTVHGVTTAGGVAGLDVDLGPWFWVHAGYSYLLVAAGSAVFLRWAARANAAYRVQTWSVVTALALPLVANATHVAGVSPAGVDVTPVFFAATCVFLLSGLYRYRLLDVTPVARDRVVEEIHEAVLVVDERDRVVDANPAAVEAITGPDPLGEALGDVFAPAAADRVAALREGETTITDDRGDETRHYRLRVSDLSDGPTGGRVVIVHDVTAAERRRERLAEETAALSRRTAELERQNQRLDRFASIVSHDLRNPLNVAAGWTGILAEGDVDDRAVRRIAEAHDRMDDLIDDTLTLVRQGGVPEVEPVSLAALATEAARSVDADVDLVVDTERTVFADRDRALRALENLVRNSVDHGADGDRVTVTVGDLPAADGCERPDAHDGCDLPEAHDGECPDADPDRGDDPPGADAAAGFYVGDDGAGFPASDRETLFEYGRSSGGGTGLGLAIVADVAEAHGWTVRATDADDGGARVEFRGVGTVDPE; encoded by the coding sequence GTGAACGTTGCGACGGTCGGCTACGGGCTGCTTCTCGCCGCGTCGACGGCCGCGGCGGCCGCGAGCGCCGCCACCGCGACGAGATACCGCGACCGCCCCGGGGGTCGGTGGTTCGTCGCCGTCGCGGTCTGCGTCACCGTGTGGGCGGCGACGGAGACGGTGTCGGTCGTCGCGGACGGCCGGGGCGTGTTGCTGGCGGCCCAGCGAGCGAGCTACGTCGCGATCAGCGTCGTCCCCGTGTTGTGGGTCGCGCTCGCGACCGCGTACACCGGGTGGGGACCGACCGTCACCCGCCGTCGGCTCGCGGCGTTGCTGGTCGTGCCGGCGGCCACACTGGTCGTCTCGCTCACCAACGGGAGCCACGAACTCCTGTGGACGGTTCACGGCGTGACGACCGCCGGCGGCGTCGCCGGACTCGACGTCGACCTCGGCCCGTGGTTCTGGGTCCACGCGGGCTACTCGTACCTGCTCGTGGCCGCCGGCAGCGCCGTGTTCCTCAGGTGGGCCGCCCGCGCGAACGCGGCCTACCGGGTCCAGACGTGGTCGGTGGTGACGGCGCTCGCGCTCCCGCTGGTCGCCAACGCGACCCACGTCGCGGGGGTGTCGCCCGCCGGCGTCGACGTGACGCCGGTGTTCTTCGCCGCGACGTGCGTGTTCCTGCTCTCGGGGCTGTACCGGTACCGCCTGCTCGACGTGACGCCGGTGGCGCGCGACCGCGTCGTCGAGGAGATACACGAGGCCGTCCTCGTCGTCGACGAGCGCGACCGCGTCGTCGACGCCAACCCCGCGGCCGTGGAAGCGATCACCGGTCCGGACCCCCTCGGCGAGGCGCTCGGCGACGTGTTCGCGCCGGCGGCGGCCGACCGCGTCGCCGCCCTCCGCGAGGGCGAGACGACGATCACGGACGACCGGGGCGACGAGACCCGCCACTACCGGCTGCGCGTCTCCGATCTGTCGGACGGGCCGACCGGGGGGCGTGTCGTCATCGTCCACGACGTGACCGCGGCGGAACGCCGGCGCGAACGACTCGCCGAGGAGACCGCGGCGCTCTCGCGTCGGACCGCCGAACTCGAACGCCAGAACCAGCGCCTCGACCGCTTCGCCTCGATCGTGAGCCACGACCTCCGCAACCCCCTGAACGTCGCCGCCGGCTGGACGGGGATCCTCGCGGAGGGCGACGTCGACGACCGGGCCGTACGACGCATCGCGGAGGCACACGACCGTATGGACGACCTCATCGACGACACCCTCACGCTCGTCCGCCAGGGCGGGGTGCCGGAGGTGGAGCCGGTGTCGTTGGCCGCCCTCGCGACGGAGGCGGCCCGGAGCGTCGACGCCGACGTCGACCTCGTCGTCGACACGGAGAGAACCGTGTTCGCGGACCGCGACCGCGCGCTCCGGGCGCTGGAGAACCTGGTTCGCAACAGCGTCGACCACGGCGCAGACGGCGATCGCGTCACCGTCACCGTCGGCGACCTCCCGGCCGCCGACGGTTGCGAGCGCCCGGACGCTCACGACGGCTGCGACCTCCCGGAGGCCCACGACGGCGAGTGCCCGGACGCCGACCCCGACCGGGGCGACGACCCGCCGGGAGCGGACGCCGCGGCGGGGTTCTACGTCGGCGACGACGGCGCCGGCTTCCCGGCGTCGGACCGGGAGACGCTGTTCGAGTACGGCCGCTCCTCGGGCGGCGGGACGGGGCTCGGGCTGGCGATCGTCGCGGACGTCGCGGAGGCCCACGGGTGGACGGTGCGCGCGACCGACGCCGACGACGGCGGCGCGCGCGTCGAGTTCCGCGGCGTCGGCACCGTCGACCCCGAGTGA
- a CDS encoding NADH:flavin oxidoreductase/NADH oxidase, translating to MVDHLFSPLTLRGTEIPNRVFVSPMCQYSSPDGVATDWHLVHLGSRAVGGAGLVMTEATAVSPEGRISPQDLGIWTDEQRDALAPVADFVRSQGSVPAIQLAHAGRKASTYRPWEDESGPVPLDEGGWETVAPSGPYPRDGDEAPTHALSTDEIEDVVADFADAAERALDAGFEVAEVHAAHGYLLHEFLSPVANDRDDEYGGSFENRTRLLREVVGAVRSVWPDDKPVFVRISATDWIDEGESWDVEQSARLAPILAEAGADLIDVSAGGISPAQDVPYAGPNYQLPYAEVIREHVAETDADVAVATVGGVTEPEQAEAVVANDRADAVLIGREFLRSPYWPLHAAHELGEDVDWPVQYHRAKPR from the coding sequence ATGGTCGATCACCTGTTCTCGCCGCTCACCCTTCGCGGGACGGAGATCCCGAACCGCGTGTTCGTCTCGCCGATGTGTCAGTACTCCTCGCCCGACGGCGTCGCCACCGACTGGCACCTCGTCCACCTCGGCTCGCGCGCCGTCGGCGGCGCCGGACTCGTGATGACCGAGGCGACCGCGGTGTCGCCCGAGGGCCGTATCTCGCCGCAGGACCTCGGCATCTGGACCGACGAGCAGCGCGACGCGCTGGCGCCCGTCGCGGACTTCGTCCGCTCGCAGGGGTCGGTGCCCGCGATCCAACTCGCTCACGCCGGACGGAAGGCGTCGACGTACCGCCCGTGGGAGGACGAGTCGGGACCGGTCCCCCTCGACGAGGGCGGCTGGGAGACGGTCGCGCCCTCGGGTCCGTACCCCCGAGACGGGGACGAGGCGCCGACGCACGCGCTCTCGACCGACGAGATCGAGGACGTGGTCGCCGACTTCGCCGACGCCGCCGAGCGCGCGCTCGACGCCGGCTTCGAGGTCGCCGAGGTCCACGCGGCCCACGGCTACCTGCTCCACGAGTTCCTCTCGCCGGTCGCCAACGACCGCGACGACGAGTACGGCGGCTCCTTCGAGAACCGCACCCGCCTGCTCCGGGAGGTCGTCGGCGCGGTGCGGTCTGTGTGGCCCGACGACAAGCCGGTGTTCGTCCGCATCTCCGCGACCGACTGGATCGACGAGGGGGAGTCGTGGGACGTCGAGCAGTCCGCGCGCCTCGCCCCGATCCTCGCGGAGGCGGGCGCGGACCTGATCGACGTGAGCGCCGGCGGTATCTCGCCCGCCCAGGACGTGCCGTACGCGGGACCGAACTACCAACTGCCGTACGCGGAGGTGATCCGCGAGCACGTCGCCGAGACGGACGCCGACGTCGCCGTCGCCACCGTCGGCGGGGTCACCGAGCCGGAGCAGGCCGAGGCGGTCGTCGCGAACGACCGCGCCGACGCGGTGCTCATCGGGCGGGAGTTCCTCCGCTCGCCGTACTGGCCGCTCCACGCCGCCCACGAACTGGGCGAGGACGTGGACTGGCCGGTGCAGTACCACCGCGCGAAGCCGCGCTGA
- a CDS encoding DUF7547 family protein, producing the protein MSAPSRDPRDDEDLAALVDELETTLTDLRAELADRRGGPPARRSRDDRDADRRDDWGADRWDRQRRGPPRPPRVGELFRFTSDYTIPTVVAVLEATIEALELLQGVIDLASPGETPDRRRRGGGGRDRRGLGRSMLSDALADGVSSATDRATTDAADALSRLRETLSEADLPQDEESRDLVADARELSAELERRVRESSEAVDRERRRERREGRDEPSSADDAGGPVSIAVGGPDEPTDEPGGGRDETHGASDGAGDDDTDAEDSAPEVDVDAELASIKRQMGKSDGDADEAAADAAVDDEDADTDGSDAAEADDADDTDDTGDTDVTDGER; encoded by the coding sequence ATGTCCGCACCCTCCCGCGACCCCCGCGACGACGAGGACCTCGCCGCCCTCGTCGACGAACTGGAGACCACTCTCACGGACCTGCGCGCCGAGTTGGCCGACCGCCGGGGCGGCCCGCCCGCCCGACGGTCGCGCGACGACCGGGACGCCGACCGCCGTGACGACTGGGGAGCCGACCGATGGGACCGCCAGCGCCGTGGCCCGCCGCGGCCGCCGCGGGTCGGCGAACTGTTCCGCTTCACCAGCGACTACACCATCCCGACGGTCGTCGCGGTCCTCGAAGCGACCATCGAGGCGCTGGAACTCCTGCAAGGCGTCATCGACCTCGCATCGCCGGGCGAGACCCCGGACAGACGCCGTCGCGGCGGGGGCGGCCGCGACCGACGCGGGCTGGGCCGCTCGATGCTGTCGGACGCGCTGGCCGACGGCGTCTCCTCGGCGACCGACCGCGCGACGACGGACGCCGCGGACGCGCTCTCGCGCCTCCGCGAGACGCTCTCGGAGGCGGACCTGCCACAGGACGAGGAGAGCCGCGACCTCGTCGCCGACGCGCGCGAGTTGAGCGCGGAGTTGGAGCGTCGCGTCCGGGAGTCGAGCGAGGCGGTCGACCGGGAACGCCGCCGCGAGCGGCGCGAGGGCCGCGACGAGCCGTCCTCGGCGGACGACGCGGGCGGCCCGGTGAGCATCGCCGTCGGCGGTCCGGACGAGCCGACCGACGAGCCGGGAGGCGGTCGGGACGAGACGCACGGGGCTTCCGACGGCGCCGGCGACGACGATACGGACGCCGAGGACTCGGCGCCGGAGGTCGACGTGGACGCGGAACTGGCGTCGATCAAGCGGCAGATGGGGAAGTCGGACGGGGACGCCGACGAGGCGGCGGCCGACGCGGCCGTCGACGACGAGGACGCCGATACGGACGGGAGCGACGCCGCCGAGGCCGACGACGCCGACGACACCGACGACACCGGCGACACCGACGTAACCGACGGCGAACGGTAA
- a CDS encoding winged helix-turn-helix transcriptional regulator: MTGDAPDDWRERLTDLHAALSGKWALHVLGGLRDGPRAFGDLRGHLDGVPEKTLARRLRDLRLRGLIRREVAATSPPTPRYRLTAAGERLVAALDGVTRSVEYVDCPAELDCDDDCRVGTVDGEATRHALADCC; this comes from the coding sequence GTGACCGGCGACGCTCCCGACGACTGGCGCGAGCGGCTGACCGACCTGCACGCGGCGTTGTCGGGGAAGTGGGCGCTCCACGTCCTCGGCGGCCTGCGCGACGGCCCGCGCGCGTTCGGCGACCTCCGGGGACACCTCGACGGGGTCCCGGAGAAGACGCTCGCGCGCCGCCTCCGCGACCTGCGACTGCGCGGGCTGATCCGGCGCGAGGTCGCGGCGACGTCCCCGCCGACGCCGCGCTACCGTCTCACCGCCGCCGGCGAGCGACTGGTCGCCGCGCTCGACGGGGTGACGCGCTCTGTTGAGTACGTCGACTGTCCGGCGGAACTCGACTGCGACGACGACTGCCGCGTCGGGACGGTCGACGGGGAGGCGACACGGCACGCGCTGGCCGACTGCTGTTGA
- a CDS encoding OB-fold domain-containing protein yields the protein MSDCEGERSEPATDGGEDAPAFEAARYPDGSITYPAHPVGPGGQEPVGTVDLSEYTATVITWTTSTATPPGVREPNHVAVVEFDVDGEPVRAIGQATTGDLAIGDDVEPVYCEELRDPEAGIREPASQEWDGFRFRPVE from the coding sequence GTGAGCGACTGCGAGGGCGAGCGAAGCGAGCCCGCGACCGACGGCGGCGAAGACGCCCCCGCGTTCGAGGCCGCGCGCTACCCGGACGGCTCGATCACCTACCCCGCCCACCCGGTCGGTCCGGGCGGGCAGGAGCCGGTCGGGACGGTCGACCTGAGCGAGTACACGGCGACGGTGATCACGTGGACCACGTCGACGGCGACGCCTCCCGGCGTGCGCGAGCCGAACCACGTCGCCGTCGTGGAGTTCGACGTCGACGGCGAGCCGGTGCGCGCCATCGGACAGGCGACGACGGGCGACCTCGCCATCGGCGACGACGTCGAGCCGGTGTACTGCGAGGAACTGCGCGACCCCGAGGCGGGCATCCGCGAGCCGGCGAGCCAGGAGTGGGACGGCTTCCGGTTCCGGCCGGTCGAGTAA
- a CDS encoding thiolase domain-containing protein — protein sequence MEDVAIVGASMTRFGQRDAWIRELLAEAGRACLDDAGVSADAVDHLYVSNMASGEFEGQTGVPNALAHDLQAVPAYTARIDQTSSSGGAGIYAAWQSVASGASDMTLLVGGEKMTHKTTAEATDVIASLTHPCEYKHGLTLPSFAGLTARLYLDTYDAPRESLGKVAVKNHKNGVDNPHAQFRKEVDLDTVLDSPIVADPLRLYDFCPITDGSAALMFCTVSVAEEYTDNYVTVSGIGGATDTHVVHERADPTTMRGVVESSDRAYEMAGLSPDDVDVAELHDMFTILEFLQFEDLGFAEKGEGWKAVEEGRTDRDGDLPINTSGGLKSKGHPLGASGVAQAYEIVQQLRGEAGKRQVEADVGLACNVGGFGNCVTTAIFEGVDA from the coding sequence ATGGAAGACGTCGCGATCGTCGGCGCGTCCATGACCCGGTTCGGGCAGCGGGACGCGTGGATCAGGGAGTTACTGGCGGAGGCCGGGCGGGCGTGTCTCGACGACGCCGGGGTGTCCGCCGACGCGGTGGACCACCTGTACGTGTCGAACATGGCCAGCGGGGAGTTCGAGGGACAGACGGGCGTGCCGAACGCGCTCGCCCACGACCTCCAGGCGGTGCCGGCGTACACCGCCCGCATCGACCAGACCTCCTCGTCGGGCGGCGCGGGCATCTACGCCGCGTGGCAGTCGGTCGCCTCCGGCGCCTCCGACATGACGCTGCTCGTCGGCGGCGAGAAGATGACCCACAAGACGACCGCGGAGGCGACGGACGTAATCGCGTCGCTCACGCACCCGTGTGAGTACAAGCACGGACTCACGCTCCCGAGTTTCGCGGGACTCACCGCGCGGCTGTACCTCGACACGTACGACGCGCCCCGCGAGAGCCTCGGGAAGGTCGCCGTGAAGAACCACAAGAACGGCGTCGACAACCCCCACGCGCAGTTCCGCAAGGAGGTCGACCTCGACACCGTCCTCGACTCGCCGATCGTCGCCGACCCCCTGCGCCTGTACGACTTCTGTCCGATCACCGACGGCTCGGCGGCACTCATGTTCTGCACCGTCTCGGTCGCCGAGGAGTACACCGACAACTACGTGACCGTCTCGGGCATCGGCGGCGCGACCGACACCCACGTCGTCCACGAGCGCGCGGACCCGACGACGATGCGCGGCGTCGTCGAGTCCAGCGATCGGGCCTACGAGATGGCCGGCCTGTCGCCCGACGACGTCGACGTGGCCGAACTCCACGACATGTTCACGATCCTCGAGTTCCTCCAGTTCGAGGACCTCGGCTTCGCCGAGAAGGGCGAGGGGTGGAAGGCGGTCGAGGAGGGCCGCACCGACCGCGACGGCGACCTCCCGATCAACACCTCCGGCGGCCTGAAGTCGAAAGGGCACCCGCTCGGGGCGTCCGGCGTCGCGCAGGCGTACGAGATCGTCCAGCAACTGCGCGGCGAGGCCGGGAAGCGACAGGTCGAGGCGGACGTGGGACTCGCGTGCAACGTCGGCGGGTTCGGGAACTGTGTCACCACCGCGATCTTCGAGGGGGTGGACGCGTGA
- a CDS encoding DUF7548 family protein, with amino-acid sequence MDLADAAPTAGIVACLALLAVLAAPFLLIADAGTGLSVYYASGTLGAAGVAFLAALLVIVFLSGRQERRPADTVAGVALVASLALFALAAAWTFAVDVQNLFSFPADASWILWHRWVVLAVAALVPASAAVYARAVL; translated from the coding sequence ATGGACCTCGCCGACGCCGCCCCGACCGCCGGCATCGTCGCCTGTCTGGCGCTGCTCGCCGTGTTGGCCGCGCCGTTCCTGCTGATCGCCGACGCCGGCACCGGCTTGTCGGTGTACTACGCCTCCGGAACCCTCGGCGCGGCCGGGGTCGCGTTCCTCGCCGCCCTGCTCGTGATCGTGTTCCTCTCCGGGCGCCAGGAGCGGCGACCGGCCGACACCGTCGCGGGGGTCGCCCTCGTCGCGAGCCTCGCGCTGTTCGCGCTCGCGGCGGCGTGGACGTTCGCCGTCGACGTCCAGAACCTGTTCTCGTTCCCGGCCGACGCGAGCTGGATCCTGTGGCACCGCTGGGTCGTCCTCGCCGTCGCCGCGCTCGTCCCCGCCAGCGCCGCCGTGTACGCTCGCGCGGTGCTGTAG
- a CDS encoding DUF7111 family protein, which yields MSSAEADGITATYEETDAERQLTFERDGRRATVAQNLEGYAMLKVRDGGAAGDERERYYGFDMALDHVAELLGCSVHDLPVPEDAADMGM from the coding sequence ATGAGCAGCGCCGAAGCCGACGGCATCACGGCGACGTACGAGGAGACCGACGCGGAGCGACAGCTGACGTTCGAGCGCGACGGTCGCCGCGCCACCGTCGCACAGAACTTGGAGGGGTACGCGATGTTGAAGGTGCGCGACGGCGGCGCCGCGGGCGACGAGCGAGAGCGGTACTACGGCTTCGACATGGCGCTCGACCACGTGGCGGAGTTGCTGGGCTGTTCGGTCCACGATCTGCCGGTGCCCGAGGACGCCGCCGACATGGGGATGTAG